Proteins co-encoded in one Flavobacteriaceae bacterium MAR_2009_75 genomic window:
- a CDS encoding GSCFA family protein — protein sequence MKLQTQIPLKKAENQIDYKSRLLLLGSCFSENMGRKFDYLKFQQLQNPFGILFHPVAIENLLDRAIHKKGYTEEEIFFLNDRWQCFDAHSDLNSDNPASLLKNLNQALQATYDQLQIASHIFITLGTAWVYHNLNSDRVVANCHKVPQLEFSKHLLSVDKVSQCLRRILQLVQSVNPNAKVIFTVSPVRHLKDGFVENQRSKAHLISAVHEVLPEGALYFPSYEIQMDELRDYRFYKEDMVHPNQLAIDYIWERFKDVYISEEVFKIMDEVDSIQKGLLHRPFQPDSVQHRKFLKNLENKIERLQNQFPFMSF from the coding sequence ATGAAACTCCAGACTCAAATACCTTTAAAAAAAGCTGAAAACCAAATCGATTATAAGAGTCGATTATTACTATTAGGTTCTTGTTTCTCGGAGAATATGGGAAGAAAGTTTGATTATTTGAAATTTCAACAGCTTCAAAACCCCTTCGGCATTTTATTTCACCCCGTGGCCATTGAAAACTTACTAGACCGTGCCATTCACAAAAAAGGTTATACCGAAGAAGAAATATTCTTTCTAAATGACCGCTGGCAATGCTTTGATGCCCACTCTGATTTAAATAGTGACAACCCCGCTTCTTTGTTGAAGAACTTGAACCAAGCGCTTCAAGCTACATATGATCAACTTCAAATTGCAAGTCATATTTTTATAACCTTGGGTACGGCTTGGGTGTACCATAATCTTAATTCCGATAGGGTAGTGGCCAACTGTCATAAAGTTCCACAGCTAGAATTTTCAAAACACTTGCTTAGTGTTGACAAAGTTTCTCAATGTTTAAGACGAATACTTCAACTTGTTCAATCGGTCAACCCAAACGCGAAAGTAATTTTTACCGTTTCCCCGGTGCGTCATTTAAAAGATGGATTTGTAGAGAATCAAAGAAGTAAAGCACATTTGATTTCGGCGGTACACGAAGTATTGCCCGAAGGTGCTCTGTATTTTCCATCGTACGAAATACAGATGGATGAGCTGAGGGATTACCGCTTTTATAAAGAAGATATGGTACACCCGAATCAATTGGCCATAGATTATATCTGGGAAAGGTTTAAAGACGTTTATATTTCTGAGGAAGTCTTCAAGATAATGGATGAAGTTGATTCCATTCAAAAAGGACTGCTACATCGGCCCTTTCAACCCGATTCGGTGCAGCACCGTAAATTTTTGAAAAATTTGGAAAACAAGATAGAGAGGCTACAAAACCAGTTTCCTTTTATGAGTTTTTGA
- a CDS encoding alanyl-tRNA synthetase: MTSKDIRRQFLSFFEDKKHKIVPSAPMVLKDDPTLLFTNAGMVQFKEYFLGNTIAKNKRVVDTQKCLRVSGKHNDLEEVGKDTYHHTMFEMLGNWSFGDYFKEEAIKWSWELLTEVFKIDTDSLYVSVFEGSDDTDKLGLDQEAYDFWKAIVPEDRIIMGNKKDNFWEMGDQGPCGPCSEIHVDLRSKEEKANVPGASLVNADHPLVVEVWNLVFMQYNRKADGTLETLPAKHVDTGMGFERLCMALQGVKSNYDTDVFKPIIREIEAITNCKYGKTEKTDIAIRVIADHIRAVSFSIADGQLPSNTGAGYVIRRILRRAIRYGFTFLNTKGPFMYRLVNILTDTMGDAFIELKEQKQLIENVIKEEEHSFLNTLEQGLVLLDQVIASAKSKEIDGRKAFELYDTYGFPIDLTALILSEKGYSLDEAGFEKAMQEQKNRSKSASAISKDDWVVLSGDSEQEFVGYDVLEANVKLVKYRKVTSKKAGEQFQLVFNLTPFYAEGGGQVGDKGYLEVPNGDVIYIIDTKRENNEIIHFTKNLPKSLNETFRAVVDKKQRNRTEANHTATHLLHQALREVLGKHVEQKGSAVHSKYLRFDFSHFSKLTADELHEVENFVNARIEGQLPFVENRSVPMKKALEEGAMALFGEKYGDTVRTVRFGQSMELCGGTHVKNTGDIWHFKIKSEGAVAAGIRRIEAITSDAVKDFFEENNKTLLEIKEVLNNAQDPVKSVSSLQEENAKLKKEVENLLKEKARNLKGDLQNELQEVNGVQFLAKKIDLDAAGIKDLSFEMGQNQDNLFLLFGTEQNGKALLSCYISKELVASKDLNAGTIVRELGKFIQGGGGGQPFFATAGGKNPSGIVEALEKAKGYIS, from the coding sequence ATGACTTCCAAAGACATTCGAAGACAGTTCTTAAGTTTTTTTGAAGATAAAAAACATAAAATCGTGCCGTCGGCCCCGATGGTTCTCAAAGATGACCCTACGCTTTTGTTTACCAATGCGGGCATGGTTCAATTTAAGGAGTATTTTTTAGGTAACACGATAGCCAAGAACAAAAGGGTAGTCGATACCCAAAAGTGTTTGCGGGTTAGTGGTAAGCATAACGATTTGGAGGAAGTTGGTAAAGATACCTACCATCATACCATGTTCGAGATGTTGGGCAATTGGAGTTTTGGTGATTATTTTAAGGAAGAGGCCATTAAATGGTCTTGGGAACTTTTGACCGAGGTTTTTAAAATAGATACGGATAGTCTGTACGTTTCTGTTTTCGAGGGAAGTGATGATACGGATAAGCTTGGGTTGGACCAAGAAGCATATGATTTTTGGAAAGCTATCGTGCCCGAAGATAGAATTATCATGGGCAATAAGAAGGACAATTTTTGGGAAATGGGTGACCAAGGTCCCTGTGGGCCATGTTCCGAAATTCATGTCGACTTGCGCTCTAAAGAAGAAAAGGCTAATGTACCCGGTGCCTCTTTGGTAAATGCCGATCACCCTTTGGTGGTCGAGGTATGGAATCTTGTTTTCATGCAATATAACCGCAAAGCTGATGGTACTTTAGAAACGCTGCCGGCCAAGCATGTAGATACAGGTATGGGGTTCGAACGCCTTTGTATGGCACTTCAGGGTGTAAAATCGAACTACGATACCGATGTTTTTAAGCCTATAATCAGAGAGATAGAGGCAATTACCAATTGTAAATACGGTAAGACCGAAAAGACAGATATCGCGATAAGGGTCATTGCCGACCACATTAGAGCGGTCTCATTTTCAATAGCTGATGGTCAGTTACCAAGTAACACAGGTGCAGGCTACGTTATTCGTAGAATTTTGCGCCGGGCCATTCGTTATGGCTTTACCTTTTTAAATACCAAAGGCCCGTTCATGTATCGCCTAGTGAACATACTGACCGATACTATGGGTGACGCTTTTATTGAATTGAAAGAGCAAAAACAATTGATTGAAAATGTGATTAAAGAAGAAGAACATTCTTTTTTAAATACGTTGGAACAGGGGCTCGTGCTCTTAGATCAAGTGATCGCTAGTGCCAAGAGTAAAGAAATAGATGGTAGAAAGGCTTTTGAGCTTTATGATACCTACGGTTTCCCCATTGATCTTACCGCATTGATTCTTTCTGAAAAAGGATATAGTTTAGATGAGGCCGGTTTTGAAAAGGCGATGCAAGAGCAGAAAAACCGCTCAAAATCGGCTTCCGCGATTTCCAAAGATGATTGGGTAGTACTTTCTGGCGATTCAGAGCAGGAGTTTGTGGGGTACGATGTGCTCGAGGCCAATGTAAAATTGGTGAAGTACAGAAAAGTTACTTCTAAAAAGGCAGGAGAGCAGTTTCAGTTGGTGTTCAATCTTACCCCGTTTTATGCGGAAGGTGGTGGGCAAGTAGGTGATAAGGGCTACCTAGAAGTGCCTAACGGTGATGTGATTTATATTATAGATACCAAAAGGGAGAATAATGAGATAATACATTTCACTAAAAATTTACCTAAAAGCTTAAATGAAACTTTTAGGGCTGTAGTAGATAAAAAACAACGTAACCGTACAGAGGCGAACCACACGGCAACTCATTTATTACATCAAGCATTACGTGAAGTACTGGGCAAACACGTAGAGCAAAAAGGTTCAGCGGTACATTCGAAATATTTGCGGTTTGATTTTTCGCATTTTTCTAAATTAACCGCCGACGAACTACATGAAGTAGAAAATTTTGTCAATGCAAGAATCGAAGGCCAGTTGCCATTTGTTGAAAACCGGAGCGTGCCCATGAAAAAAGCACTTGAAGAAGGCGCAATGGCATTGTTCGGTGAGAAATATGGTGACACGGTACGAACGGTGAGATTCGGACAATCTATGGAACTTTGCGGAGGCACCCATGTCAAGAACACAGGAGATATATGGCATTTCAAAATTAAATCGGAAGGGGCCGTCGCGGCAGGTATTCGAAGAATTGAAGCCATTACTTCAGATGCGGTAAAGGATTTTTTCGAGGAAAATAATAAGACCTTACTTGAAATAAAAGAGGTGCTGAACAATGCGCAAGACCCCGTAAAATCAGTCTCATCTTTGCAGGAGGAAAATGCCAAACTGAAAAAGGAAGTTGAAAACTTGCTCAAGGAAAAGGCTAGAAACTTAAAAGGCGATTTACAGAACGAACTACAAGAGGTAAACGGAGTTCAGTTTTTGGCCAAGAAAATCGATTTGGATGCCGCGGGAATCAAAGACCTTTCCTTTGAAATGGGGCAGAACCAAGACAATCTCTTTCTTCTCTTTGGAACGGAACAAAACGGAAAGGCCTTATTGTCTTGCTACATCTCTAAAGAGCTAGTGGCTTCAAAAGATTTGAATGCCGGAACCATTGTGAGGGAGCTGGGGAAATTCATCCAAGGGGGTGGTGGTGGCCAACCTTTTTTCGCTACCGCCGGTGGCAAGAACCCGAGTGGTATAGTTGAAGCACTTGAAAAGGCCAAGGGTTATATTTCGTAA
- a CDS encoding peptidase M23-like protein has product MSKVKYYYDPDTLSYRKIEPQKSRRYRNIAFFILGSFLFGLMALVLLMNTNLINTPRELSLQREVKNYELQFDLLNRKMGQIEEVLANIEDRDNNIYRLYFEANPIPEEQRRAGFGGVNRYKSLEGFNNSEMIKATTKRLDIIKKQMAIQSKSLDEVTKLAEEKEKLLMAIPAIQPVNNEDLKRMASGFGWRSDPFTKARKMHRGMDFSAPKGTPIYAPGDGKVIRADNGSSGYGKHIRIDHGYGYKTLYGHLSKYNVKKGQRVKRGDLIGFVGNTGRSEAPHLHYEVWKDEERINPINFYYGSLTAKEFENMLKYAAQENQSLD; this is encoded by the coding sequence ATGTCTAAAGTAAAGTACTATTACGATCCCGATACGCTTTCGTATCGGAAAATCGAACCGCAGAAATCACGGCGCTATCGTAATATTGCATTTTTTATTTTGGGCTCATTTCTCTTCGGGTTGATGGCCTTGGTACTTTTAATGAATACCAACCTCATCAATACTCCAAGGGAACTTTCTCTACAACGTGAAGTCAAAAACTATGAGCTTCAGTTCGATTTATTAAATCGTAAAATGGGCCAAATCGAAGAGGTTCTGGCCAATATCGAAGATCGAGACAACAACATTTACAGACTATATTTTGAAGCCAACCCTATACCTGAAGAACAGCGACGAGCTGGTTTTGGTGGGGTCAACCGATACAAATCGCTTGAAGGTTTTAATAATTCTGAAATGATAAAGGCGACTACAAAAAGGCTTGATATTATCAAAAAACAAATGGCGATACAGTCAAAATCTTTGGATGAAGTCACGAAACTGGCCGAAGAGAAAGAAAAGCTTTTGATGGCCATACCTGCTATTCAGCCGGTGAACAATGAAGACTTAAAGCGAATGGCTTCCGGTTTCGGTTGGCGTTCAGATCCCTTTACCAAAGCACGTAAAATGCACCGTGGCATGGATTTTTCCGCACCTAAGGGCACCCCTATTTATGCACCGGGTGACGGTAAAGTGATTCGTGCCGATAATGGATCGTCGGGTTACGGCAAGCATATTCGCATTGACCATGGGTACGGATATAAAACATTATATGGCCATTTGAGCAAATACAACGTTAAAAAAGGGCAACGGGTAAAACGAGGCGACCTTATTGGCTTTGTCGGTAACACAGGGCGTTCAGAGGCACCTCACTTGCATTATGAAGTTTGGAAAGACGAAGAACGGATCAACCCTATCAATTTTTATTACGGAAGTTTAACGGCCAAAGAATTTGAGAACATGCTCAAATATGCCGCACAAGAAAATCAATCATTGGATTAA
- a CDS encoding DNA-binding transcriptional MerR regulator, with protein sequence MQIELPEKRYYGIGEVAKAFGVNTSLIRFWEKEFDALKPKKNAKGNRKFTPQDITNLKLIYHLVKERGFTLDGAKTHLKENRQKTLGKFEIIDKLELIKSELIKIKDQL encoded by the coding sequence ATGCAAATAGAGCTCCCAGAAAAAAGATATTACGGTATTGGCGAAGTGGCCAAGGCATTTGGTGTTAATACCTCCCTCATTCGTTTTTGGGAAAAAGAATTTGATGCCCTCAAGCCCAAAAAAAACGCCAAAGGAAACCGGAAATTCACTCCACAAGACATTACCAACCTCAAATTGATATATCATTTGGTCAAAGAGAGAGGCTTTACGTTAGATGGCGCAAAGACCCACTTAAAAGAAAATCGTCAAAAGACTCTTGGCAAATTTGAAATTATCGATAAATTAGAGCTCATCAAGTCAGAGCTGATAAAAATCAAGGATCAGTTGTAA
- a CDS encoding LemA protein: MKKGLIALIVLVVIAFGIYQWAVGFNNAAVELEADAKTAWSNVESSYQRRNDLIGNLVKTVQGAADFERGTLKDVIEARAKATSTNIDANNLTPENIAAFQEAQSGLTGALSKLMVVVERYPELKANQNFLELQSQLEGTENRINVARDRFNEKVNLYDIHTSKFPGKLLAGLFGFEEMARYKADAGSENAPDVNFEFN, translated from the coding sequence ATGAAAAAAGGTTTGATTGCACTTATCGTGCTCGTCGTCATCGCATTTGGCATTTACCAATGGGCCGTTGGCTTTAACAACGCCGCTGTTGAACTTGAGGCCGACGCCAAAACAGCATGGTCTAACGTAGAAAGCTCGTACCAACGAAGAAATGATCTGATCGGTAATTTGGTCAAAACGGTTCAAGGGGCGGCCGATTTTGAAAGAGGCACCTTAAAAGATGTAATCGAGGCCAGAGCAAAGGCGACCTCCACAAATATTGACGCCAATAATCTTACCCCAGAAAATATCGCTGCTTTTCAAGAAGCACAGAGCGGACTTACCGGGGCGCTAAGTAAATTAATGGTAGTTGTAGAACGCTACCCCGAGCTTAAGGCGAATCAAAATTTTCTTGAACTTCAATCACAACTAGAAGGTACCGAAAACCGTATTAACGTGGCTAGGGATCGCTTTAATGAAAAAGTGAACCTTTATGATATTCATACCTCAAAATTCCCTGGTAAATTGTTGGCGGGTCTTTTCGGATTTGAAGAGATGGCACGTTATAAGGCCGATGCCGGTTCTGAAAATGCCCCCGACGTAAACTTTGAGTTCAATTAA
- a CDS encoding TLP183/Psb32/MOLO-1 phosphatase superfamily protein, with protein MSRVEDFLTQGEEQEVVQAILEAEKNTSGEIRVHIEAHTRLDIMVRAKEVFHMLKMDNTKDDNGVLIYVAVNDRKFAIFGDRGIDAVVPKDFWNTTKDAIQSQFKNGKFKQGIIDGILKAGEELNTHFPWQQDDENELSNEISKG; from the coding sequence ATGTCAAGAGTAGAAGACTTTTTAACCCAAGGTGAAGAACAAGAAGTAGTTCAGGCCATTCTTGAAGCTGAAAAGAATACTTCAGGAGAGATTCGGGTGCACATCGAAGCACATACCCGCCTTGATATCATGGTGCGCGCCAAAGAGGTGTTTCATATGCTCAAGATGGATAACACCAAAGATGACAACGGCGTTCTCATTTATGTAGCTGTCAACGATAGAAAGTTCGCCATTTTTGGTGACCGTGGTATCGACGCCGTAGTGCCAAAAGATTTTTGGAACACCACTAAAGACGCTATTCAATCACAATTTAAAAACGGTAAATTCAAACAAGGCATCATTGACGGAATACTAAAGGCCGGTGAAGAACTTAACACTCATTTCCCTTGGCAACAAGACGATGAAAACGAACTTAGCAATGAGATATCTAAAGGTTAG
- a CDS encoding dipeptidyl aminopeptidase/acylaminoacyl peptidase, whose translation MKVLHLMLLTLLLVGCQEEPKPMAKYTIEQFYENKSIGGGSFSPDESKLLVSSNESGIYNVYEIDIASGERKQLTESSDESYFAQSYFPNDERFIYTYDEGGNENYKVFMMSREGEAKNLTPVDSVRNGFWGWSRDESKMFLVSNERNRSYIDVYTMPIDSLGAETPTKKMIYQNDDGLDVGSISPNERYFALTQAITSADGKMYLYDAETEEKTDISEHEGDATYNPQFFSLDNKSLFYTTDEGSDFVYLAKRNLDTDEVEKVFETNWDVWYAYDSYNQKYRVIGINEDAKTIVKVIDQETGEEVKMPDMEGGSITSVSISKNEKNARLMVSTSATPSNMYVYNFETGELKKLTDTLNPEIKEDDLVEGQVVRYKSFDGLEIPAIYYQPKQASIENKVPGLVWVHGGPGGQSRLNNFELIQYLVNHGYAILAVNNRGSSGYGKEFNHLDDRNHGDKDLKDCVAGKDYLASTEVIDMEKVGIIGGSYGGYMVMAALTFEPEAFDVGVNIFGVTNWLRTLKSIPPYWESFKKALYDEMGDPYTQDSVRLHGISPLFHTENVTKPLMVLQGANDVRVLQVESDEIVEGVKANGVPVEYVIFDDEGHGFRKKENQISGYGQIKDFLDVHLKGLTE comes from the coding sequence ATGAAAGTACTCCATTTAATGCTTCTTACTTTACTTCTAGTCGGTTGTCAAGAAGAGCCCAAACCGATGGCAAAATATACAATCGAACAATTCTATGAGAATAAAAGTATTGGGGGCGGTTCTTTTTCACCAGATGAATCAAAACTGCTTGTTAGTAGCAATGAATCGGGCATCTATAATGTGTATGAGATTGACATCGCTTCGGGGGAAAGAAAGCAGTTGACCGAGTCATCAGACGAATCATACTTCGCCCAAAGTTATTTTCCCAACGACGAACGCTTTATATATACTTATGATGAAGGTGGAAACGAAAATTATAAGGTGTTTATGATGTCTCGAGAGGGCGAAGCAAAAAACCTCACTCCCGTAGATAGCGTGCGTAACGGATTCTGGGGGTGGAGTCGAGATGAAAGCAAGATGTTTCTTGTGAGCAATGAGCGTAACCGTAGTTATATAGATGTCTATACGATGCCAATCGACTCGTTGGGTGCTGAAACGCCTACCAAAAAAATGATTTATCAGAACGATGACGGACTTGATGTAGGATCTATTTCCCCCAATGAAAGATATTTTGCATTGACCCAAGCGATTACCAGTGCAGATGGTAAGATGTATTTGTACGATGCGGAAACAGAGGAGAAAACCGATATCTCTGAACATGAAGGTGATGCCACCTATAATCCGCAGTTTTTTAGCCTAGACAATAAAAGTCTTTTTTACACCACTGATGAAGGGTCTGATTTTGTCTATTTGGCAAAAAGAAATCTAGATACGGATGAAGTAGAAAAGGTGTTTGAAACCAATTGGGATGTGTGGTACGCCTATGATTCTTATAATCAAAAGTACCGGGTGATCGGAATTAATGAAGATGCTAAAACTATTGTGAAAGTTATAGATCAAGAAACGGGAGAAGAAGTAAAAATGCCCGATATGGAAGGGGGCAGTATAACCTCTGTGAGCATTTCAAAAAATGAAAAAAATGCACGATTAATGGTGAGTACCTCCGCTACACCCAGTAATATGTACGTCTATAATTTTGAGACTGGTGAACTCAAAAAATTAACTGATACGCTCAACCCCGAAATAAAAGAAGATGATTTGGTAGAAGGTCAAGTAGTTCGCTATAAATCGTTCGACGGGCTTGAAATACCCGCTATATATTACCAACCCAAACAAGCCAGTATAGAAAATAAAGTTCCCGGTTTGGTATGGGTACATGGCGGACCAGGCGGGCAGTCTCGGCTGAACAATTTTGAATTGATTCAGTATTTGGTCAATCATGGATATGCTATTTTGGCGGTCAACAATCGGGGAAGTAGCGGTTACGGAAAAGAATTTAATCACCTTGACGATAGAAATCATGGCGATAAAGATTTGAAAGATTGTGTAGCTGGTAAAGACTATCTCGCTTCAACTGAGGTAATCGATATGGAAAAAGTGGGCATCATTGGAGGTTCTTACGGAGGCTATATGGTTATGGCCGCGCTTACTTTTGAGCCCGAGGCGTTTGATGTAGGGGTGAATATTTTTGGGGTAACTAACTGGCTACGTACGCTAAAATCGATTCCACCGTACTGGGAAAGTTTTAAAAAGGCATTGTACGATGAAATGGGAGACCCATATACCCAAGATTCAGTTCGACTTCACGGTATCTCACCGCTCTTTCACACCGAGAATGTGACCAAACCATTGATGGTGCTGCAAGGGGCTAACGATGTACGGGTGTTACAGGTAGAGTCCGATGAAATTGTAGAAGGTGTAAAAGCTAATGGCGTGCCAGTAGAATATGTGATTTTTGATGATGAAGGTCATGGTTTTCGAAAGAAGGAAAACCAAATTTCTGGGTATGGCCAAATTAAAGATTTTCTTGATGTGCATCTTAAAGGCCTTACGGAATAG
- a CDS encoding tRNA(Arg) A34 adenosine deaminase TadA produces the protein MNKTHEFFMQRAIEMASRGMNSNAGGPFGAVIVKDGEIIAEGHNQVTSTNDPTAHAEMVVIRDACKRLNSFQLTDCILYTSCEPCPMCLGAIYWARPTAVYFALTKEDAKAIDFDDRFIYDELDKNMGDRQMTFIQLLRNEALPVFNSWAEKNDRTEY, from the coding sequence ATGAACAAAACACACGAATTTTTTATGCAAAGGGCCATAGAAATGGCTTCAAGAGGGATGAATTCTAACGCAGGCGGACCGTTTGGTGCGGTTATCGTAAAAGACGGTGAAATTATAGCTGAAGGTCACAATCAGGTTACCTCGACCAATGATCCTACTGCCCATGCCGAGATGGTCGTAATTCGAGATGCATGTAAAAGACTAAACTCCTTCCAACTAACTGATTGCATACTTTATACTTCTTGTGAACCCTGCCCCATGTGTTTGGGAGCTATCTATTGGGCGAGGCCGACAGCGGTTTATTTTGCCCTTACGAAAGAAGACGCCAAAGCTATTGATTTTGATGACCGATTTATTTATGATGAATTGGACAAAAATATGGGCGACCGACAAATGACCTTTATTCAATTATTACGGAATGAAGCCTTGCCAGTTTTTAATAGCTGGGCAGAAAAAAATGACCGAACGGAATACTAG